From Anopheles arabiensis isolate DONGOLA chromosome 3, AaraD3, whole genome shotgun sequence, a single genomic window includes:
- the LOC120900969 gene encoding neuropeptide Y receptor type 2-like isoform X2, with the protein MKTGFQFIPENRPLLYIPASRFFWEGPTAPNTSLYNYPLELWSTIPESELIVKLCVFLPIIVFGLLGNGILLEVIFSNRTLRTPSHLLIANLVVTDFLTLLVCPLFFMTHDFFQNYLLGPVGCKLEGLIEGGLLVTSVLGMCVISYDRLSAVVLSSGTRLKGRGTVAAIVFCWLMGFSIAMPLSLYRHFKIRHWKDVDEMYCYEDRSVLATYWEFLLVMLVWVPLGVMLVAYTLIIVKLDRYERNALRRQHPMVVRYKSRVAKTLYIVLLAFIVVRVPFTIMVFVYYNIEPLDHFQFSESFIFVWWLAKVAFIFLNAAINPLIYGLTNKTFKKALRGSKILQCLCRLAPEEPEPTQTPADSSKSTICCCFSRTNSEEMEQSSQDDKILERSRFSRVRHFRATWLNSTFRNKHPKNETTVDDKS; encoded by the exons ATGAAAACGGGATTCCAATTTATTCCGGAGAATCGGCCACTCCTCTACATACCGGCGTCAAGATTCTTCTGGGAAGGACCCACTGCA cccAACACATCCCTCTACAACTATCCGCTGGAGCTGTGGAGTACGATACCGGAGTCGGAGCTGATCGTGAAGCTGTGCGTCTTCCTTCCCATCATCGTGTTCGGGCTGCTCGGCAATGGCATCCTGCTGGAGGTTATCTTCTCTAACCGCACGCTACGCACACCGAGCCACCTGCTGATAGCGAACCTGGTGGTGACCGATTTTCTCACCCTGCTCGTGTGTCCGCTCTTCTTCATGACGCACGACTTCTTCCAGAACTATCTGCTCGGACCGGTCGGCTGCAAGCTGGAGGGGCTTATAGAAG GTGGTCTCCTAGTCACTTCCGTCCTCGGGATGTGTGTCATCAGCTACGACCGACTGTCGGCCGTCGTACTGTCCTCCGGCACCCGTCTGAAAGGACGCGGCACCGTAGCAGCGATCGTGTTCTGCTGGCTGATGGGATTCAGCATTGCGATGCCGCTGTCCCTGTATCGTCACTTCAAAATTCGCCACTGGAAGGATGTGGACGAGATGTACTGCTACGAGGATCGCTCCGTACTGGCCACGTACTGGGAGTTTCTGCTGGTCATGCTGGTGTGGGTCCCGCTGGGCGTTATGCTGGTGGCGTACACACTGATCATCGTTAAGCTGGACCGGTACGAACGGAATGCCCTTCGCCGGCAGCATCCGATGGTAGTGCGGTACAAGAGCCGGGTGGCCAAAACGCTCTACATTGTGTTGCTGGCGTTTATCGTCGTCCGGGTGCCCTTCACCATCATGGTGTTTGTGTACTACAACATCGAACCTTTGGACCATTTTCAG TTTAGCGAAAGTTTCATATTTGTCTGGTGGCTTGCGAAAGTGGCGTTCATCTTTCTAAATGCTGCCATCAATCCGCTCATCTACGGACTCACCAACAAAACGTTTAAAAAGGCACTTCGCGGATCGAAGATTTTGCAGTGCCTTTGTCGGTTGGCCCCGGAAGAG CCGGAACCGACACAAACTCCTGCAGATTCCAGCAAATCAACGATCTGTTGCTGTTTCTCGAGGACGAATTCGGAAGAAATGGAACAATCATCGCAGGATGATAAGATACTTGAGCGGTCACGATTTTCAAGAGTGAG ACATTTCCGAGCAACGTGGCTCAATTCGACATTTAGGAACAAGCATCctaaaaatgaaacaactgTAGACGATAAATCATAA
- the LOC120900971 gene encoding uncharacterized protein LOC120900971 isoform X2 produces the protein MWNSITVSGLVLVAALATLCHGACDEPCPVPPKHYAELGCKPILEEGQCCPKRYQCPELTDRDGNKCYFNGNIYPAGAKLAPAEQEIHSCSPACFCSNHTAPATFRCASIDCFEFFEPTKEDCIHQYTLHGCCAEKSVCGADKLAKLAQCYLDGRQYYEGQRMYPKEESCKFCYCKPGFDNSTVGADNPNCYETQCGLELHAGDRIAMGCIPIYFGNHRCCPISWKCPSDSDEVIVEGRIEQDDDAQPEPAMQCKFGKLTLNKGDGVSSDDKCVECKCTVPPLAHCIQREDC, from the exons ATGTGGAACAGCATCACTGTCAGCGGTTTGGTGCTCGTGGCCGCGCTTGCCACATTGTGTCATG GAGCGTGCGATGAACCGTGCCCGGTGCCGCCAAAACATTACGCCGAGCTTGGCTGCAAACCAATCCTCGAGGAAGGTCAGTGCTGCCCGAAAAG ATACCAGTGTCCCGAGTTGACCGATCGCGATGGAAACAAATGCTACTTCAATGGCAACATTTATCCGGCCGGCGCCAAGCTAGCCCCGGCCGAACAGGAAATTCACTCCTGCTCGCCTGCCTGCTTCTGCTCCAA CCACACCGCACCGGCAACGTTCCGCTGCGCCAGCATCGATTGTTTCGAGTTTTTCGAACCAACCAAAGAGGACTGCATCCACCAGTACACGCTGCACGGGTGCTGCGCGGAAAAGAGCGTTTGCGGTGCGGACAAGCTGGCCAAGCTCGCCCAGTGCTATCTGGACGGCCGGCAGTATTACGAGGGCCAGCGGATGTACCCGAAGGAGGAGTCGTGCAAGTTTTGCTACTGCAAGCCCGGCTTCGACAACAGCACGGTCGGGGCGGACAATCCGAACTGCTACGAGACGCAGTGCGGGCTGGAGCTGCACGCCGGCGACCGGATCGCGATGGGCTGCATACCGATCTACTTCGGCAACCATCGGTGCTGCCCGATCTCGTGGAAGTGCC CATCCGACAGCGATGAGGTGATTGTCGAGGGACGTATCGAGCAGGACGATGACGCCCAGCCCGAACCGGCCATGCAGTGTAAGTTCGGCAAGCTGACGCTGAACAAAGGGGACGGCGTGAGCAGCGACGACAAGTGCGTGGAGTGCAAGTGCACGGTACCACCGCTAGCCCACTGTATCCAGCGGGAGGATTGCTAG
- the LOC120900965 gene encoding uncharacterized protein LOC120900965, translating into MSEDTRVKIQVFRPTWEEFKDFPKYIEYIESQGAHKAGLAKIIPPPEWKPRKSGYDLDSLDITIPSPICQVVAGKQGLYQQINIQKNALTVKQFAELANTERYATPKHFDFEDLERKYWKNITYVAPIYGADVCGSITDKDCNIWNINHLGTILDFVDEDYGISIDGVNTAYLYFGMWKTTFAWHTEDMDLYSINYLHFGAPKTWYAVPPEHGRKLEKLARNSFPASHKTCPAFLRHKMTLISPQILKQHNIPYDKITQEENEIMITFPFGYHAGFNHGFNCAESTNFAMPRWIEYGKRAAQCYCSSEMVKILMDTFVKRFQPDRYEAWMDGTDFGPHPEDPTTILGPPPRILDASGDERDEGIEDGGPATAAAAAAPLKKGCNLTVSIRNVSFKEKNPDLDLTDIQQNPHLPDDVKQALYGIADEEEPPKPAKSFKQSSYDPFDDEDEEEEDEYLERRKKAGKKRKKVDSDYDDDWYSTTHAKSKGRKSGTPKKRDDTPLDMEKRERQLAAKRLNINKKRQEQRLEKERLLQQQQRLEKERLQQQLLLRRQQQNRPTNGKSSNGMIDRQKAMPRTIPPDPLRIETSSNRGGAAAPVGRVCVLKAPFYQRRAASLDEVDPLSVRARQSLPSTKAPKPTPMIGKPAERKSLPDTFLSDVAKRYPELEIRPAKDYLLTSVGYKQEKQSIPSKAVAAKPRSVTKPIQAATSPLIPIDKRPPQGRKSLPAVPSASSAPVPTPVSGSAATAGSTSVPTNSTPKPKSATKRRKSTPAVSAKPVVYETALKKPSPDLFDNSKDFFTVFNQFVAGDQMQVTTTHHPVMDKPVSSVATVPVPTKTSSLPVAGPLWNNKVRPLLVNSTSQIVRAASALQMPTPPASSTPIETLKSTEIAATCVNYVAQPRQVPVAPVNSIPTPSSSSTNGGPVGGEMTENQRDAATQQAAADSTVLLLHNGNQLNVMDRTILKVPKPPQPPPITIPVVASDGISPNSNGTSQPSSNVINVLIINGTDVSTVTPYTIDTPPLLQDDQLAPIASSTLVQPTACVSDTLIQTNSTCS; encoded by the exons atGTCAGAGGACACACGCGTGAAGATACAGGTCTTCCGGCCCACCTGGGAAGAGTTCAAAGACTTCCCGAAGTACATCGAATACATCGAGTCGCAGGGCGCCCACAAAGCCGGTCTAGCAAAG ataaTTCCTCCCCCAGAGTGGAAGCCGCGCAAAAGTGGGTACGATTTGGATAGTTTAGACATTACTATTCCGTCGCCCATCTGCCAGGTGGTTGCCGGCAAGCAGGGGCTCTATCAACAAATCAATATTCAGAAAAATGCACTCACGGTCAAGCAGTTTGCTGAGTTAGCCAACACAGAACG CTATGCTACTCCAAAACATTTCGACTTTGAAGATTTGGAGCGAAAATACTGGAAAAACATAACCTATGTGGCTCCGATTTATGGTGCCGATGTGTGTGGAAGCATCACCGATAAAGACTGCAAT ATCTGGAACATCAACCATCTCGGTAcgattttggactttgtggaCGAAGATTACGGCATCTCGATCGACGGGGTGAACACCGCCTACCTGTATTTCGGCATGTGGAAAACAACCTTCGCCTGGCACACGGAGGACATGGACCTGTACTCGATCAACTATCTTCACTTCGGGGCACCGAAGACGTGGTACGCCGTGCCGCCGGAGCATGGCCGCAAGCTGGAAAAGCTGGCCAGAAACAGCTTCCCCGCCAGCCACAAGACCTGTCCCGCCTTTCTGCGCCACAAAATGACGCTGATCAGCCCGCAGATACTGAAGCAGCACAACATTCCGTACGATAAGATAACGCAGGAGGAGAACGAAATCATGATCACGTTCCCGTTCGGCTACCATGCCGGCTTCAACCACGGGTTTAACTGTGCCGAGTCGACCAACTTCGCGATGCCCCGGTGGATCGAGTACGGCAAGCGGGCGGCCCAGTGCTACTGCAGCTCGGAAATGGTGAAGATACTGATGGACACCTTCGTGAAGCGGTTCCAGCCGGACCGGTACGAGGCGTGGATGGACGGTACGGATTTCGGGCCGCATCCGGAGGATCCGACCACGATACTGGGCCCGCCGCCCCGCATACTGGACGCGAGCGGCGACGAGCGGGACGAGGGCATCGAGGACGGTGGGCCGGCGACGGccgcggcggcggctgcaCCGCTCAAGAAGGGCTGCAACCTGACCGTCAGCATACGGAACGTTTCGTTCAAGGAGAAAAATCCCGACCTCGACCTGACGGACATCCAGCAGAACCCGCACCTGCCGGACGACGTGAAGCAGGCGCTGTACGGCATCGCCGACGAGGAGGAGCCGCCCAAGCCGGCGAAAAGCTTCAAACAGTCCTCGTACGATCCGttcgacgacgaggacgaggaggaggaggacgagtaTCTGGAGCGTCGGAAGAAGGCGGgcaagaagaggaaaaaagtggACAGCGATTACGACGACGACTGGTACTCCACCACGCACGCCAAATCGAAGGGACGGAAAAGTGGGACGCCCAAAAAGCGGGACGACACGCCACTGGACATGGAAAAGCGCGAAAGGCAGCTGGCGGCGAAAAGGCTCAACATCAATAAAAAGCGCCAGGAGCAGCGGCTCGAGAAGGAACGgctactgcagcagcagcagcggctcgAGAAGGAACGactacagcagcagctgctcctcCGAAGGCAGCAACAAAATCGACCGACGAACGGTAAAAGCAGCAACGGCATGATCGACCGGCAGAAGGCGATGCCGCGCACCATTCCACCCGATCCACTGCGCATCGAAACGAGCTCGAACCGGGGCGGAGCAGCGGCGCCAGTGGGAAGAGTGTGCGTACTGAAGGCACCGTTCTACCAGCGACGGGCCGCATCGCTGGACGAGGTCGATCCGCTCAGTGTGCGAGCGCGCCAATCTTTGCCATCGACCAAAGCGCCGAAACCGACGCCGATGATCGGCAAGCCGGCTGAGCGCAAGTCGCTGCCCGATACCTTCCTGTCGGATGTGGCGAAACGGTACCCGGAGCTGGAAATACGTCCCGCAAAGGACTACCTGTTAACCTCCGTTGGCTACAAGCAGGAAAAGCAATCCATACCATCCAAAGCCGTTGCTGCTAAGCCACGAAGTGTAACCAAACCGATTCAGGCAGCCACTAGTCCGCTGATACCGATCGACAAACGGCCACCGCAGGGTAGAAAATCGTTACCAGCCGTTCCTAGCGCCAGCAGTGCTCCCGTGCCCACACCAGTCTCGGGCAGCGCTGCGACTGCAGGCAGTACGTCCGTTCCCACAAACTCGACtccaaaaccaaaatcggCTACGAAGCGACGGAAATCCACGCCCGCCGTGTCCGCCAAGCCGGTAGTGTACGAAACGGCGCTCAAAAAACCGTCGCCCGATTTGTTCGACAACAGCAAAGACTTTTTCACCGTGTTCAATCAATTCGTGGCCGGTGATCAGATGCAGGTGACGACGACGCACCACCCGGTGATGGATAAACCGGTGAGCAGTGTGGCCACCGTACCGGTGCCGACCAAAACAAGCTCCCTGCCCGTTGCCGGACCACTGTGGAACAATAAGGTTCGTCCGCTGCTGGTGAACAGCACCTCGCAGATCGTGCGTGCGGCCAGCGCGCTGCAAATGCCGACTCCCCCAGCAAGCAGTACTCCCATTGAAACGCTAAAATCCACTGAAATTGCTGCAACGTGCGTAAACTATGTTGCACAGCCGAGGCAGGTGCCGGTAGCACCGGTAAATAGCATCCCTACACCATCATCCTCGTCCACGAATGGTGGTCCGGTTGGGGGTGAAATGACCGAAAATCAACGTGATGCCGCTACCCAGCAAGCCGCCGCCGACTCAACGGTTCTACTGCTGCACAACGGCAACCAGCTCAATGTGATGGATCGTACGATCCTGAAGGTACCAAAGCCACCGCAACCACCACCCATTACGATACCGGTGGTAGCGTCCGACGGTATCAGCCCGAACAGCAACGGCACGTCACAGCCGTCAAGCAATGttattaatgttttaataattaaCGGTACCGATGTGAGTACCGTAACGCCATACACTATTGACACACCACCGCTGCTACAGGATGATCAACTGGCGCCCATCGCGAGTAGTACGCTAGTGCAACCAACAGCCTGCGTAAGCGATACACTAATCCAAACCAATAGTACATGCAGTTAA
- the LOC120900970 gene encoding zinc finger protein 664-like, translated as MNEIFSCTEEKRLFQPDFCRLCLSQNGEQTGVFSCSSAATLFERIFHCTGVRLADFPDAPTTVCDGCISQLVICEKFVKLCREVDQKLWHRRQHRDKTEAVVQEQDPANTLSQSNDEQAPESKVQQMHVKSDEASPIPPCDGKSTNEEFYVIELTDAHHEYELDLPGSESIPIPPATTTSNATDNVKHSHLPVEKQPHSKGRTGSKKLQCTVCGSWQQNLKQHMLVHTGEKRYVCPVCQRAFAQKGNLTYHLNQHTGHCPYRCEQCDKAFKDPQSLRSHKLTHTDERKFKCEVCEDTFKYRSSLVVHMRYHTQNKPFACSECESSFVNSSGLKKHLRTHTGERPYQCGECKKSFKSSHNLRLHKLSHTKERRFQCDLCERWFSYKNVLQTHMQVHRKGQGTGTGSTRPGTKKSTEGEIESKSEG; from the exons ATGAACGAAATATTCTCCTGCACGGAGGAAAAACGACTATTTCAGCCTGATTTCTGTCGACTATGCCTTAGCCAGAACGGTGAGCAAACGGGGGTGTTTTCCTGCTCATCAGCAGCGACACTGTTTGAACGGATATTTCACTGCACCGGCGTAAGG CTAGCCGATTTTCCCGATGCACCCACAACGGTGTGTGATGGATGCATTTCCCAGCTTGTTATTTGCGAGAAGTTTGTGAAGCTATGCCGTGAGGTGGATCAGAAGCTATGGCACCGGAGACAGCACAGGGACAAGACTGAAGCGGTAGTGCAAGAGCAAGATCCAGCGAACACGCTCTCGCAATCGAATGATGAGCAAGCACCCGAATCCAAGGTACAGCAGATGCATGTGAAATCGGACGAAGCATCGCCAATCCCTCCATGCGATGGAAAGAGCACGAACGAGGAGTTTTATGTGATCGAACTCACGGACGCGCATCACGAGTACGAGCTGGACCTACCCGGCAGCGAAAGTATACCCATCCCACCGGCCACTACTACCTCGAACGCCACAGATAATGTGAAGCACAGCCATTTACCCGTGGAAAAGCAGCCCCACAGTAAGGGTAGAACCGGGAGCAAAAAATTACAATGTACAGTGTGCGGTAGTTGGcagcaaaatttaaagcagCACATGCTTGTCCATACCGGAGAAAAGCGGTACGTGTGCCCCGTTTGCCAGCGCGCTTTCGCCCAGAAGGGTAACCTGACGTACCACCTGAACCAGCACACGGGCCACTGTCCGTACCGGTGCGAACAGTGTGATAAGGCGTTCAAAGATCCACAGTCGTTACGATCTCATAAG CTTACTCACACGGATGAGCGTAAGTTTAagtgcgaagtgtgcgaagATACGTTCAAGTACCGAAGCTCGCTGGTCGTCCACATGCGGTACCATACGCAGAACAAACCGTTTGCATGCAGCGAGTGCGAAAGCTCGTTCGTGAACAG TTCCGGCTTAAAAAAGCACCTGCGAACGCACACCGGCGAAAGACCGTACCAATGTGGCGAGTgtaagaaatcattcaaatcttCGCACAATCTGCGCCTGCACAAGCTTTCCCACACCAAAGAGCGACGGTTTCAGTGCGATCTGTGCGAACGCTGGTTTAGCTACAAGAATGTGctacagacgcacatgcaagTGCACCGGAAAGGGCAGGGCACGGGCACCGGAAGCACCAGACCCGGAACGAAAAAGAGCACcgagggagagatagagagcaaaAGTGAAggataa
- the LOC120902827 gene encoding uncharacterized protein LOC120902827 has product MVSVLVHKLPAMLIVAVLLISGATNALCRCPVPTKHYTTLGCEPAAEQNAQGCPLWFNCSMLEQRAHDKCYLFGKTYELHAHVPDEKVKSSCLALCTCQMNSRRAVAEFHCAHIDCPEFLSPHRAGCVRQYRTNDCCSSRQACGEKRTNLPRCTVGAVTYYEGERMQLPDDPCQTCICTQHFNASDPHGHTKCYTNACAFELIAPSVLAHGAAPVYYGNRCCPWEWRLPKANDRIRRDEGTESSNALEGRTVRDSCTYGNLTLSIGESLVADVTPIGVYQCFCAIPPMVHCTLTAN; this is encoded by the exons ATGGTTTCAGTTTTAGTGCACAAACTTCCAGCGATGCTGATCGTTGCCGTTTTGCTGATCTCTGGAG CCACAAACGCTTTGTGCCGATGTCCAGTGCCCACCAAACACTACACGACCCTCGGGTGCGAACCGGCGGCCGAGCAAAACGCACAGGGCTGCCCACTATG GTTCAACTGTTCGATGCTGGAACAGCGCGCCCATGATAAGTGTTATCTGTTCGGCAAAACGTACGAACTGCACGCGCACGTCCCGGACGAGAAGGTGAAATCGTCCTGCCTGGCCCTGTGCACATGCCAAAT GAACTCAAGGCGTGCCGTTGCCGAATTCCACTGCGCCCACATCGACTGTCCCGAGTTCCTGTCGCCACACCGGGCCGGCTGTGTGCGCCAGTACCGCACGAACGATTGCTGCTCGTCCCGGCAGGCGTGCGGCGAGAAGCGCACCAATCTGCCCCGCTGTACGGTGGGCGCGGTGACGTACTACGAGGGCGAACGGATGCAGCTGCCGGACGACCCGTGCCAGACGTGCATCTGCACGCAGCATTTCAACGCGAGCGACCCGCACGGCCACACGAAATGCTACACGAACGCGTGTGCGTTCGAGCTGATAGCGCCGTCGGTGCTGGCGCACGGTGCGGCCCCGGTGTACTACGGCAATCGGTGCTGCCCGTGGGAGTGGCGACTGC caaaagcaaacgatCGTATCCGGCGGGACGAGGGAACGGAGAGCTCAAACGCTTTGGAAGGGAGGACGGTTCGAGACAGCTGCACGTACGGTAACTTGACGCTAAGCATAGGAGAGTCACTGGTAGCGGATGTGACGCCGATCGGCGTTTACCAGTGCTTCTGTGCCATCCCCCCGATGGTCCACTGTACCTTAACGGCAAACTAA
- the LOC120900971 gene encoding uncharacterized protein LOC120900971 isoform X1, with product MVRFGPSTVAMSVIVAVSGCETQKGACDEPCPVPPKHYAELGCKPILEEGQCCPKRYQCPELTDRDGNKCYFNGNIYPAGAKLAPAEQEIHSCSPACFCSNHTAPATFRCASIDCFEFFEPTKEDCIHQYTLHGCCAEKSVCGADKLAKLAQCYLDGRQYYEGQRMYPKEESCKFCYCKPGFDNSTVGADNPNCYETQCGLELHAGDRIAMGCIPIYFGNHRCCPISWKCPSDSDEVIVEGRIEQDDDAQPEPAMQCKFGKLTLNKGDGVSSDDKCVECKCTVPPLAHCIQREDC from the exons GAGCGTGCGATGAACCGTGCCCGGTGCCGCCAAAACATTACGCCGAGCTTGGCTGCAAACCAATCCTCGAGGAAGGTCAGTGCTGCCCGAAAAG ATACCAGTGTCCCGAGTTGACCGATCGCGATGGAAACAAATGCTACTTCAATGGCAACATTTATCCGGCCGGCGCCAAGCTAGCCCCGGCCGAACAGGAAATTCACTCCTGCTCGCCTGCCTGCTTCTGCTCCAA CCACACCGCACCGGCAACGTTCCGCTGCGCCAGCATCGATTGTTTCGAGTTTTTCGAACCAACCAAAGAGGACTGCATCCACCAGTACACGCTGCACGGGTGCTGCGCGGAAAAGAGCGTTTGCGGTGCGGACAAGCTGGCCAAGCTCGCCCAGTGCTATCTGGACGGCCGGCAGTATTACGAGGGCCAGCGGATGTACCCGAAGGAGGAGTCGTGCAAGTTTTGCTACTGCAAGCCCGGCTTCGACAACAGCACGGTCGGGGCGGACAATCCGAACTGCTACGAGACGCAGTGCGGGCTGGAGCTGCACGCCGGCGACCGGATCGCGATGGGCTGCATACCGATCTACTTCGGCAACCATCGGTGCTGCCCGATCTCGTGGAAGTGCC CATCCGACAGCGATGAGGTGATTGTCGAGGGACGTATCGAGCAGGACGATGACGCCCAGCCCGAACCGGCCATGCAGTGTAAGTTCGGCAAGCTGACGCTGAACAAAGGGGACGGCGTGAGCAGCGACGACAAGTGCGTGGAGTGCAAGTGCACGGTACCACCGCTAGCCCACTGTATCCAGCGGGAGGATTGCTAG
- the LOC120902828 gene encoding uncharacterized protein LOC120902828, whose product MHFLTVFTLTLCGALTVARGCDVPLAHYKTMHCQPVGNRPDGCPERYDCPSITAHDSSKCYFNGKTYDIDQPVPDAEVSQFCSAACYCRSANPIAKFRCVHVDCAEFFKRFDYDNCVRQYSPQSCCSTGTVCGEERKKLATCELESEIYREGQRMRFKGNQCRTCICTAGFNATAIEQDPNCVETVCGFELFEEKQVYGGGIPVYKPDGCCPWEWRMPKQTDTVVKGTGSKPATDPKLQCKYGSLTLDVGDSLDIQQRAEGQKLSCSCQVPPLMHCMLN is encoded by the exons atgcatttcttAACAGTTTTCACCCTGACGCTGTGCGGTG CACTGACCGTCGCGCGCGGCTGTGATGTACCGCTGGCGCACTACAAAACGATGCACTGCCAGCCGGTCGGCAACCGTCCGGACGGTTGCCCGGAAAGGTACGACTGCCCCTCGATAACGGCGCACGACAGCAGCAAGTGTTACTTTAATGGCAAAACGTACGACATCGATCAGCCCGTGCCGGACGCGGAGGTGTCCCAGTTTTGCTCTGCCGCCTGCTACTGCCGATC CGCTAATCCGATTGCTAAATTCCGCTGCGTGCACGTGGACTGTGCGGAGTTTTTCAAGCGGTTCGATTACGACAACTGCGTGCGCCAGTACAGCCCGCAGAGCTGCTGCTCGACCGGTACGGTGTGCGGGGAGGAGCGCAAGAAGCTGGCGACGTGCGAGCTGGAGAGCGAAATCTACCGGGAAGGCCAACGTATGCGCTTCAAGGGTAACCAGTGCCGGACGTGCATCTGTACCGCCGGGTTTAATGCGACCGCGATCGAGCAGGATCCGAACTGCGTGGAGACGGTGTGCGGGTTCGAGCTGTTCGAGGAGAAGCAGGTGTATGGCGGTGGCATCCCGGTGTACAAGCCGGACGGCTGCTGCCCATGGGAGTGGCGAATGC caaaacaaacggatACCGTTGTGAAGGGCACCGGCAGTAAGCCGGCCACTGATCCGAAGCTACAGTGCAAGTACGGCAGCCTCACGCTCGATGTGGGAGACTCGCTCGACATACAGCAGAGGGCCGAGGGACAGAAGTTGTCCTGCAGCTGCCAGGTGCCACCGTTAATGCACTGCATGCTGAACTAA
- the LOC120900969 gene encoding neuropeptide Y receptor type 2-like isoform X1: MKTGFQFIPENRPLLYIPASRFFWEGPTAPNTSLYNYPLELWSTIPESELIVKLCVFLPIIVFGLLGNGILLEVIFSNRTLRTPSHLLIANLVVTDFLTLLVCPLFFMTHDFFQNYLLGPVGCKLEGLIEGGLLVTSVLGMCVISYDRLSAVVLSSGTRLKGRGTVAAIVFCWLMGFSIAMPLSLYRHFKIRHWKDVDEMYCYEDRSVLATYWEFLLVMLVWVPLGVMLVAYTLIIVKLDRYERNALRRQHPMVVRYKSRVAKTLYIVLLAFIVVRVPFTIMVFVYYNIEPLDHFQFSESFIFVWWLAKVAFIFLNAAINPLIYGLTNKTFKKALRGSKILQCLCRLAPEEPEPTQTPADSSKSTICCCFSRTNSEEMEQSSQDDKILERSRFSRVSRHFRATWLNSTFRNKHPKNETTVDDKS; the protein is encoded by the exons ATGAAAACGGGATTCCAATTTATTCCGGAGAATCGGCCACTCCTCTACATACCGGCGTCAAGATTCTTCTGGGAAGGACCCACTGCA cccAACACATCCCTCTACAACTATCCGCTGGAGCTGTGGAGTACGATACCGGAGTCGGAGCTGATCGTGAAGCTGTGCGTCTTCCTTCCCATCATCGTGTTCGGGCTGCTCGGCAATGGCATCCTGCTGGAGGTTATCTTCTCTAACCGCACGCTACGCACACCGAGCCACCTGCTGATAGCGAACCTGGTGGTGACCGATTTTCTCACCCTGCTCGTGTGTCCGCTCTTCTTCATGACGCACGACTTCTTCCAGAACTATCTGCTCGGACCGGTCGGCTGCAAGCTGGAGGGGCTTATAGAAG GTGGTCTCCTAGTCACTTCCGTCCTCGGGATGTGTGTCATCAGCTACGACCGACTGTCGGCCGTCGTACTGTCCTCCGGCACCCGTCTGAAAGGACGCGGCACCGTAGCAGCGATCGTGTTCTGCTGGCTGATGGGATTCAGCATTGCGATGCCGCTGTCCCTGTATCGTCACTTCAAAATTCGCCACTGGAAGGATGTGGACGAGATGTACTGCTACGAGGATCGCTCCGTACTGGCCACGTACTGGGAGTTTCTGCTGGTCATGCTGGTGTGGGTCCCGCTGGGCGTTATGCTGGTGGCGTACACACTGATCATCGTTAAGCTGGACCGGTACGAACGGAATGCCCTTCGCCGGCAGCATCCGATGGTAGTGCGGTACAAGAGCCGGGTGGCCAAAACGCTCTACATTGTGTTGCTGGCGTTTATCGTCGTCCGGGTGCCCTTCACCATCATGGTGTTTGTGTACTACAACATCGAACCTTTGGACCATTTTCAG TTTAGCGAAAGTTTCATATTTGTCTGGTGGCTTGCGAAAGTGGCGTTCATCTTTCTAAATGCTGCCATCAATCCGCTCATCTACGGACTCACCAACAAAACGTTTAAAAAGGCACTTCGCGGATCGAAGATTTTGCAGTGCCTTTGTCGGTTGGCCCCGGAAGAG CCGGAACCGACACAAACTCCTGCAGATTCCAGCAAATCAACGATCTGTTGCTGTTTCTCGAGGACGAATTCGGAAGAAATGGAACAATCATCGCAGGATGATAAGATACTTGAGCGGTCACGATTTTCAAGAGTGAG CAGACATTTCCGAGCAACGTGGCTCAATTCGACATTTAGGAACAAGCATCctaaaaatgaaacaactgTAGACGATAAATCATAA